A stretch of DNA from Methylosinus sp. LW4:
ATCGATCTCTATGACTATAAGCCCGAGCTCGAGCGCCTCGCCGGCCAGGACATTCCGGCCTCCTTCCTCGAGGGCATCAAGACCTCGACGCAGGGCGGCGTCGGCAAGCTCTTCGCCTCGAAGCGCAGCTGGAAGCAATATGGCCAGAGCGGCGCCTGGTTCTCGGATCTGCTGCCCAATCTCGCGCAGCAGGCCGACAAGCTGACCTTCGTCAAGTCCAGCGTCACGGTCGGCGCCACGCACGACATCTCGATCCTGAAGCTCAACACCGGCGATCTCTCCCCCGGCCGTCCTTCGCTCGGCGCCTGGGTCGCCTATGCGCTCGGCTCGGCCAATCCCGATCTGCCGCCCTATGTCGTGCTCTATGGCGGCCAGCGCGAGCCGCGCGCGGGCTCGGTCAATTGGAGCTCGGGCTTCCTGCCGGCGGTCTATCAGGGCACGGCCTTCCGTCCCGGCGCGCAGCCGATCCTGCATCAGGCGCCGCCGGAGCTGATCGGCCTGCAGCAGCAGCGCGAGAGCCTCGATCTGCTGCATCAGCTGAACGACATTCGCTCCGCCTCGCGTCCGCAGGACAGCGAGCTCGCTGCGCGCACCAACTCATATGACCTCGCCTATCGCATGGAGGCGACGGCGCCGGAGGCGGTCGATCTCTCCAAGGAGACCGAGGCGACCAAGGCGCTCTACGGCCTCGACGACGAGGCGACGCGCGACATGGGCACGGTGCTGCTGCGCGCCCGTCGTCTCGTCGAGCGCAATGTGCGCTTCGTGCATGTCGTGTCCGGTCCGATCGCCGGACTCGGCCAGGGCGACGACGCCAATTGGGACGCGCATCGTCAGCTCGAGCGCAATCACGGCGCTCATGCGCGCGCCATCGACAAGCCGGTCGCCGGCCTGCTCGCCGATCTGCAGTCGCGCGGCCTGCTCGACGACACGCTCATCGTGTGGACCTCGGAGTTCGGCCGCACGCCTTACGGCCAGAGCGGCGACGGTCGCGACCATAATCCCTGGGGCTACACCCAGTGGCTGGCCGGCGGCGGCCTGAAGCACGGCATCACCTATGGCCGCACCGACGACCTCGGCCTCAAGACCGTCGAGAATCCGGTCGACACCTATGATCTGCACGCCACCGTGCTGCAGCTCCTGGGCCTCGATCACCTCAAGACGATCTATCTGCGCGCCGGCCGCGCCGAGCGCCCCACCGTCGTCTACGGCAAGGTCGTGAACGACATTCTCGCCTGACGATCAGACTCGGCCGGAGCCCTCGCGGCTCCGGCGCGACATGCCGATCTTGCTCGCGGCGCGGCGGCGCGCGCCGCGAGAACGAACAGGCGTGTCCTCGGCACAGCAGAAACCTCGAGGCAGGATCGCAAAAAGCGCCATGAGCCGCATCTCAGCCTATCGAAATTCTTACGCGCGTCTCGCCCTCTGCGCGATGCTGATCGCCACGCCGGCGCTGGCCGCCTTGGACCTGCGCGATTACGACGACGATCTGATGCGCGATCTCGAAAAGACGATCAAATATTTCGAGCCGGACATCACCGCGCAAAATTCGCAGGCCGCGAAAGAGGATGCGGAAGTGCTGCTCGACGGCTTCCGCTATACGGAAGACTATTTCGCCAAGCGCGGCAAGGACGACGCCGTGGCGATCTCCCGCGATGGATCGCGCCTCATCGCCGATGTCGTCGCCAAGGTCGACAAAGGCGAGTTCGACGCCGCCGCCGCCTCCGCGCGGGAGGCGACGCAAGTCTGCAAAACCTGCCACGAAATCTACAAGCCCCGACTCGCACGTTGAGAGACCCGAGGAAAAGAACCATGACGCGTAAGACCGCAAACGAGTTCCCGCCCGGAATATTGAAGCTCTTCGATCTCTTCGTGCATGGCGACATCGATCGTCGCGGCTTCGTCGAGGGCGCGAAGAAATTCGCCATCGGCGCCGCCGCTGCGACCGCCTTCCTCGACGAGCTGCTGCCGCGCTTCGCCGAGGCGGAGGTGGTCAAGAAGGACGATCCGCGCATCGTCGGCAAGACGCTCGAGGTTCCTTCGCCGGACGGCAATGGAACGGTGAAGGGCTATTTCGTGCAGCCCGCCAAAGTGGAAGGCAAGCTGCCGACCGTGCTCGTCATCCACGAGAATCGCGGCCTCAATCCCCATATCGAGGACATCGCCCGCCGCCTCGCTCTGGCGAATTTCGTCGTCTTCGCGCCGGATGCGCTGGCGCCGCTCGGCGGCTATCCGGGCGACGAGGACAAGGCTCGCGAGCTCTTCACCAAGCTCGATCAGGCCAAGACGCGCAATGATTTCATCGCCGCCTATGGCGCGCTGAAGACCTGCCCGATCGGCAATGGCAAGGTCGGCGCGGTCGGCTTCTGCTACGGCGGCGGCGTGGTCAATTTCCTCGCCACCAAGCTGCCCGACCTCGCCGCCGGCGTTCCCTTCTACGGCGCGCAGCCGCCGGCCGAGGAGGTCGCCAAGATCAAATCGCCGCTGCTCATCCAATATGCGGGCGTCGACGATCGCATCAACGCGGGCTGGCCGGCCTATGAGACGGCGCTGAAAGCCGCGCATGTCGATTATCAGGCTTTCGTCTATCCGGGCGTGCAGCATGGTTTCAATAATGACACGACTCCGCGCTACGATGCCGCGGCGGCCGAGCTCGCCTGGAAGCGCACCGTCGATTTCTTCAATGCGCATCTGCGCGCCTGACAGAGAAAAGGAAACAGCCATGAGAGCCTCGACGCTCTTTTTCGGCCTGGCGCTCGGCGTCGCCTCCACCGCGCTTCTTTCGACCGGCGCCGGCGCGCAGCAGGCGCCTGCGCCCGCCGCTCCCGCCGCCGCGGCGCCCGTCACGCCGCAGAATGATCCCGCCTACACCTACAAGACGCTTCGCCTCAATCGCGCCGCCTTCGACGCTCTGCTGGCGAAGCCCGAGGATCTTCTGGTTCTCGACATTCGCCGGCCCGACGAGCTGACCAAGGTCGGCGGCTTCCCGGTCTATCTGAGCATCCAGACCAAGGAAGTTCAGAAATATCTCTCCTATATTCCGCGTGACCGTCTCATCGTCACTGTTTCCAATCGCGCGCATCGCGCCGGCGCCGTCGGCGATATTCTCGCCGGCCTCGGCTATCATGTCGTCGGCGCGATCGGCGTGCTCGATTATCAGGACGAGGGCGGAACTCTGACCAAGATCGCGCCGCCGGCCCCCGCCGCGACGGCCGCGGTCGCCGCTCCCGCCGCCGCCCCTGCCGCGGCTCCCGCCACCGCCGCCAAGTGAGGCCAAAATGCGTAAGCTCGCGATTTTCACAGCTCTTTCGGTCGCTCTCGCGGCCGTCCCGGCCTCCGCTGCATTGAAGACGGGCGCCTCGGCGCCCGATTTCAGCGCCCAAGCCGCCATTGGCGGCAAGGACTTCGTCTTCTCTCTCGCCGAAGCGCTGAAGAAAGGCCCGGTGGTCCTCTACTTCTATCCCAAATCCTTCACGCGCGGCTGCACGATCGAGGCGCATGAGTTCGCCGAGAATTACGACAATTTCGCCGCCGCCGGCGCCTCGCTGATCGGCGTCTCCGCCGACACGATCGAGACGCAGCGCGATTTCTCGACCAAGGAATGCCGCGACAAATTCCCCGTCGCGGCGGATGCGAATTTTACCGTAATCAACGCCTATGACGCAAAGCGCGACCGCCCGACGCAGAATGGCGACACGGTTTCCGACCGCATCTCCTATGTCGTGACGCCGGACGGCAAAATCGGCTTGACCTTTGTCAGCTCGGACCCGATCAAGCATGTCTCGGAGACGCTTCAATTCGTGCGGCAATGGCAAGAGAGCCATAAAGCCGGCAAGATTTGAGCATTCAACCTCGGAATAAAAAGGGACGATCATGAGTCTGTATTCGAAGCGCTCGCTCGCTCTCCTCGGCGGCGCGCTCATCGCCGGTTGCGTCGCGCTGAATTCCGCCTCCGCACAGGCGCCCGGCCCCACGCCGGCGAAAATCGCGGTGGAGAATCGCAAGGCGGAATTCGTGCTGATCGGCAATTTCTTCCGGTGGTTCGGCGCCGTCGCCAGAGGCAACGCCCCCTATGACGAGGCGGAGGCCAAGAAGCGCTCCGAGCGCATCGCCTATATCGCCGGCTTGCTCGACGAATCCTTCCCCGACGTCTCCAATGTCGGCGAGCCGGACAGCAAGGCGAAAGCCGAAATCTGGAAAGAGAAGGCGGAGTTCGACAAGAAGCTCGCCAAGTTCAAGGAGGACGCCCATGTCTTCGCCGATGCGATCGGCAAGGAGAAGGGCGCGACGGAAGCCTTCAAGACCGCGGTCGCTAATCTCGGCCAGGACTGCAAGGGCTGCCACGACTCCTACAAGGCGAAATAGTCAGGCCCAACGAGCGCGACGAGACGTAAGATGACGGTGATCGACAGGCCGCCCGAAACAAAGGCGGCGGACGCGCAATCGAAAGAAGAGCGTCTGGTGTGGGACTTGCCGGTGCGGCTGTTCCACTGGTCGCTCGTCGTCTCTTTCATCGGCGCCTATGTGACCAACAGGCTCGGCGTCGCCTGGTTCGACTGGCATGTCCGCTTCGGCTACGCCGTTCTCACGCTCGTCGCGTTTCGCGTGCTCTGGGGCCTTTTCGGCGCCAAGCACGCGCGCTTCGCCAGCTTCCTGCGGCATCCGCGGGAGGCGTGGCTCTATGGGCGAGGCCTGCTGCGCGGCCGCGCGCCGCTCTACGCCGGGCATAATCCGCTCGGCGCGCTGATGGTTGTCGCGCTGCTGCTCGGCCTATTGGCGCAAGCGACCATGGGCCTTTTCGCCAATGACGAGATTTTCAATGTCGGCCCCTTCGCCGGCGCGGTGAGCAAGGAGACGAGCCTGCTGCTCACCTCGCTGCACAGGAAGGGATTCTATGTGCTGGCGGCGGCCGTCTTCATTCATGTCGCGGCGGTCATCGCCTATGTGTTGGTGAAGCGCGAGAATCTCGTGCGCGCAATGGTCACGGGCTATAAGCGCGCCGAAACCGTGCATCCGAAGGACGAGATCGCCAGCTCCCGCCTGCCGCTGGCGGCGACCCTGCTGCTCGTCGTCGCCATCGCGCTCGCCGCGCTCACCTCGATCGCGCCTGTGGCCAGCGCCGGCGGCGATGGGTTCTGAGGAGAGGCGCGCCGCGTCTTTCGTTTCGTGAATTCGAACGCGCTTTCGCGAGAGGCGCGGGAACCGAAAGGCCTGCTCCCAAATCGCGTCAGCGTTGAGGGAATGGCTCGACATGCGTTTCTGCGGCGCGGCCGAAATAGACGGCGCGGCGCCCGAAGAACGACACGAGATAGCCGGCGCAACCGCCGGTCATGATCTTCTCGCAGAAACCAGAATATGTGTAGCTCGGAGCCGCATGCTGCGCTTCCGCGATCGCCGCGCGCAGAGCCGCGACATTCAGCTCGGCGGCGATCGGCGCGTGATGGCGATGCGTGGCGAGGACGACGCTTTCGCCGTCAGGCAGATAATAGGTCGCCGTCGCGCGGCGGAAATCGATCGAATAGCTCTCGAATCCCGCCTGCATCAGCTTCCCGACGACTTCTGGAAAGCTCAGACTATTGCTCTCGGCCGCCCGCAGACAGAATTCGGCGACTTCGGATATTGCAGCGTCCATGGTTGCTCCTTCGGCTGTCGGGGCGCGCGTTCAATCGAGCGGCATCTTCGTCAGGCCCAGTCGCGCGACGGTCTCACGCAAAATCCGCTCGAGGGCGCTTCGATCTTCGTCGGAGAGGCTCCCGAAGCACGCGATCTCATTCTGGTCGGCCAATGCCGCTAGCTCGGGCACGAAGCCGGCGCCTTTGCGGGTGAGACGCAGCGTTTGCGCGCGTCCGTCCGCCTCGCTCGCTTCGCGCATGACGAGGGCCTTGGCGATGAGGCGGTCGGCCAGCTTGGTGACGGCTCCCCGCGTCAGGCTCATCTCGCTCGCGAGCCGGCTGGGCGAGGTCGGCTCCCTGCCGTAGAGACTTCGCATCAGTCCCCATTCGGCGACCGTCACATCCTTGTCGGCGAGCTTTCGGGCGAAGCCGAGCGTTACGTGATTGGACAGTTGGCGTAGCCAGTAGCCGAGATGATCGGTCAGATCAGGAATGCGGGAGGGCATGACGGGACGGCCCGGTTGATTTCCTTGGAAACTATCTGGAGGAGATTTCCTAGTCAACTACTGGCGCCGACGCCCCATGTCGAGAAGCTCGCGCTCCGCGCGCACCTTGAGCCATAGCTTCGCCTGAGCTACCAAGGACGCCGTCGCCTATCCGATCGTCTTCGCGCGTCGAGGCTCGTCATGGCTCGTCCTATCGCATCGGCTCTCGTCCTGCTTCTGCAGATTTCCGTCGCTCATGCGCTGGACCGGCCGAGTGCGCCCGCGCGTGCGGCGGCTCCGGCGAAGGCGCCCGCGGCGGCTCCGGCGGGAGAGGCGCCGCGCGTGTTCGGCGATTGGCAGCTGCGTTGCCTCGCGGCCGGCGGCGGGCAGGCGGCGCATCGCAGCTGCGAGATTTTGCAATCCGTGCTGGTCAAGGACAAGAGCGCGACCATCGCAGAGATCGCCTTCGGCAAGCCGGATACGGCGCAGGCCCTCGCTATGACGATCGTCGTGCCGGTCGACGTCGCCTTTCACGCGGCGCCCCGCGTGACGGTGAGCGACGCCGATCCGCAGCCGCTCGATCTCGTCTGGCGGCGCTGCGCCGCGGCGGGGTGTTTCGCCAGCGTCCCGCTCGGAGAGTCGATCCTCGCCCGCTGGCGGGCCTATGACGGAATGGGGCGCATCGCCTTCAAGAGCGCCGCTGGGCAGGATGCGGCTTTGCCCATTTCGTTTCGCGGGCTCGCGCAGGCGCTGGATGCGCTGGCGCGGGAGCGTTGACGATCTGTGGCAGAATTGCCACAGCCGTTGAAATTCGCCGAACGCCAGACAAAAAACAGAAATTCATAGAAACACTTAAGTAATTCACTTAGTGGGCGTTTCCGCCCGCTGCGCAGCCGCGCCGCGCGCTAGACGCGCAGCTGTGGCCTTGCCGCTCTCGCCGATCGAAAATAGAAATCGCAGAACTGGAAATGCGCGAGTCGGCCCGCGTCGGCCTCGCTCGACGTGATTTTGTCGTTTGAATTTCGACGAGTTTTGGAGACTAGCGAATGACCCGTTCGTCCGACCGTCGCGGCGATGCCGTGCGCTCCTCTTTTTCGAGCCTTTCGATCGGCAATTCTCACAGGGGCGGGCTTCTGCTCGGCGTGTCGGCGCTCAGCATCGCGCTTTCCATGGGCCTGTCGCCGGCGCAAGCTCAGCAGGCGGGCGGCGCGGGCGGCAATCCGGGCGGCGGAACGGCGGGAACGACCAACGCCGCGGGCGTCGGGACAGCGGGCGGCAATGCGACCAACGTCGCGGGCGGCGGCGGTGGCGGCGGCGTCAACGCCAAAGGCGGCGCTGGCGGCGGCGCGCCCGGCGGCGTGGCCCCGGGCGGCGCTGGGGCGAATGGCCCTGCCAATCAAGGCGGCGGCGGCGGCGCGGGCGCCGCGACCGCCTTTACCTTTGTCGGCGCGACAGCCGTCGCCAACCTCGTGGGCAACCCCGGCGGCGCGGGCGGGGCCGGCGGCTCGGGAACGGGCTCCGGCGGCGGCGGCGGCGCGGGCGGCAATCTCGCCGTGATGACCGGCGGCGCAGGCGTGTTCAGCGGCGTCGCCGTCGGCGCGACGACGACCGGCGGGGCCGGCGGCAACGGCGGCTCGGCGACAGGAATCGCCGGCAATGGCGGCGCGGGCGGCGGCGGCGGCTCGGCCTTTCTGTTCACCGGCTCCGGGTCTGATGTGAATATCAATGGCGCGGCTGTCGGCGGGGCCGGCGGCGCCGGCGGAAAGAGCGGCTCTCTCTTCGGCAATGGCGGCGCCGGCGGCGCTGGCGGCGCGGCTATTTCCGCCGTCGGGACGCTCGGAACCGTGACCAATGTCGGCTCGATCGTGGGCGGCGCCGGCGGCGTCGGCGGGGCGACCGCCACCGGCGTAGGCGGGACGGGCGGGGCCGGAGGAGCGGGCCTTTCGGCGATCGCCGGCGGGACGATCGTCAACTCGGGAGCCATAAAGGGCGGCGCGGGCGGGCTCGGCGGCAGCGGCGCGGCCTCGGGCAATGGGGGCGCGGCGATCGTCGGCTCCGGTCTCATAATCACCAATTCCGGCGCGATCGCCGGCGGCGCAGCCGGTGGCGCGGGCGGCTCGGCCGGCGTCGCGCTCGATCTGTCCGGGACCAATCGGCTCACCACTCTGGGCGCTGGCGCGCTCTCGGGCGACATTCGAGCCAATGGCGGAGCGCTGACGCTCGATCAGACGGTCGCGGCCGCCGGCAACGCCGCTTATGCGAACAGGATCGTCGATACGGCGGGCAATCTCAATGTCGTCGTCGACGCGGGCGCGAATGCGGTCACGCTGAGCAACGCCTCAAATAATCAATTCCAGACGCAGGTGAAGAGCGGGACGCTCTCCGTCACAAATACGGGGGCTCTCGGCGGTGGCGATCTCTCGCTCGTCGCGGGCGGATCGACGGCGCCGGCCTTCCAACTCGCCGCTGGCGCAGGCGCGCAGTCTCTGACCCAGAACGTCACGATCGATTCCGGCGTCTCTGGAACGATCGGCGCCGGCGCCGGCGCGACGCTGATGATCGCGCCCGGCGTCGGGAAGATGCTGAGCCTGCTCGGCGGGGCCGGGACGACAGTTCATTTCGGCTCGGCGACCAGCACCGGAACCCTGTTTCTCGTGCCCACGCTCGCAACGGTCGCCAGCGCGGGCGCCGTTTCCGTGGACGGTGGGACGTTGCGGCTCGGCAACACGCAGAGCGCGGCGGCCATCTCGGGCCTGACGGGCGGCCTCAATGTCGGCAAGGACGCAACGACCGCGGCGACCCTCGACACCGGCTTCAGCTTCACCGCCAATAATCTCACCGGGTCGTCCAAGGGCGTCATCACCAACAATTTCGGCGGCCTCGCCACGGTCACGACCAACAATTCCGTCGACACCACTTATTCCGGCGTGATCCGTGACGGAGCCGGCGGACAGGTCGGGGTAAATGTTAAGAGCGGCGTGCTGACGCTGGCGGGTGCGAATACCTACGGCGGCCCAACGTCTATCGACTCCGCAGGGACATTGAAGGCCGGCGCCGTCAACGCCCTTAGCCAAAAAAGTAGGACCAGTGTTCTCGGAAAACTCGACCTCAACGGCTTCAACCAGACGATCGACACCGTCTATCTCAGCGGCGGCCGCATTCGCAATGGGACGCTGACCAGCACCGATATAGTTGCCTCACCTTCCGGTGGAATTATCTCGACGGGCGGCGCAGTCGAAAGCATCTCTGGCTCCACGGGCTTGAGGCTGACCGCGGGCACGACCAATCTCGAGGGCGCCAATACTTACTCCGGCGCCACATTGGTCGACGGCGCCACATTGCGGTTGAACAGCGCGAAGGGCCTCAGCGCCAATAGCGCGCTCACCGTCAATTGGGGCGGGACCTTTGATCTCAACGGATTCAACGCCACTGTTTCCGGCGTCGGCGGGCAGGGGACCGTCACCACCAATGGCGGCGCCTCGAAGCTGACCTTCGGCCTCGGCGCGGATTCGACTTTCGCGGGCCAGTTGCGCGACGGAGCCGGTCAGTTGTCGACGCAGGTCTCCGGCGGCAAGACGCTGACGGTCACGGGGCAGAATATCTATTCGGGAACGACTCAGATCGACGGCGGCTCCGGCCTCACGGTCGCGGCGGGCGGCGCCATCGGCACGGCCGCCAATCATGCGGGCGCGATCAATGTCGATGGAACGCTGCTGATCAAGACCGGCGGGGCGGTCGATACGGGAGCCAATAATCTCACCAATCAGGGGACCGTCACCATAGAGGCGGGCGGCCGCCTCACCGATGATCTCGTCAATAGCGGCGTCGTCAATAATTCGGGCCTGACGACGGCCAATCTCCAGAACAATGCGACCGGCGTCGTGACCAACAAGGCCCCGACCGGCGTTTGGCAGGGCAATGTCGTCGCCAATAGCGGCGCGATCGTCAATGAGGCGGGCGCCAATTGGATCGGCAATGTCAACGCCGGCGCCAATACGGGCGCCATCGACAATCGCGGCGTCTGGACCGGCAATGTCGGCAATAATCTCGGCCAGCTGACGAATAGCGGAACGATCAGCGGGACGGTCGCGAATTCCGGGACCTTCTCCAATCTCGCCGGCGGCGTCGTCGCGGGCCAGCTGACCCAGTCGGCGGGAACGACGACGAACGCCGGTAATCTCAATGGCGGCGCCGGGGTCACGGGCGGCCTGCTGACCAATAATAATCAGATCGTCGGCGCTGTCGCCGTCACCGGCGGCCAGCTCGACAATAATGCGACGATCTCCGGCGCCGTCGATAATTCCGCGACCTTCAACAACTACGCCGGCGGCAATGTCACGGGCGGGCTGAAGACTTCGGGAACGGCGACCAACGCCGCCGGCGCGACGATCAGCGGCGGCGTCAATGTGACGGGCGGAACATTCGCGACGCAAGGCGTCGTCAATGGCGGGCTGACCAATTCGGGAACGACCAATGCGCAGGGGACGATCAATGGAATCGTCAACAATCTCGCTGGAGCGTTCAATGTCACCGGCGATCTCAAGACCGACTCGGTGCAGAATTCGGCCGGCGCGACGGTCGATATAAAGGCGGGAACGACGAGCGGCGCCGCGGGCGTCTTGTCGGTCAATAACGCCGGCAATCTCTTCGTGCGCAATGGCGCGACGCTCACGGCGCTGGGCGGCGTGACCAATTCCGGCGCGCTCACGGTCGATCAGGGCGGCAAGGTCAATGACGCGCTCACCAATACGGGCGTCGTCAACAATTCCGGCGCCTATAATGGCGATCTCATCAACTCCGGCGCCGCGGCGGTCGTGACCAACAAGTCCACGGGCGTTTGGACCGGCAATGTCCTGTCCAACACGACCGGCGCGCAGATCGTCAATCAAGGCTCCTGGGTCGGCGACGCCGCCAACGCCAGCGGGACGATCGACAATCAGGCGACATGGACCGGCGCCGTCACCAATGGCGCCGGCGGAACCTTCAAAAATTCCACCGCGGCTTCCAAGCTCAGCGGCCTGCTGACCACATCGGGGACGGCGACCAACGCCGGCGCGCTCAATGGCGGCGCGCTGGTTCTCGCCGGAACGCTGAATTCGACGGGAACGATCAATAATGGCGCGACCGTCACGGGCGGAACGCTGACGACGAGCGGAACCGTCAATGGCGGCCTCGTCAATGGCGTCGCCGGCACGGTGTTCGCCGCGGGCGCGATCAATGGACAGATCGATAATAGCGGCAAATTCACGCTGACGGGCGCGCTCGCCAATAATGGCTCGACCGTCAACAACAATGCCGGCGCGACGCTCGACGTCAATACGCGCAGCTTCACCAACATAGGCGCGCTGAACAATAATGGCGCGATCACCATCGCCGGCGGCAGTCTCGCGGTGAATGGAACGCTCACGCAGGTCGCGGGCTCGATTCAGAACGCCGGCGGCGCGATCGCCGCCAATGCGGTCACCGAGACCGGCGGCCTCATCGCCAATAGCGGGACCATCGGCGCGACGACGAATTTCGCGGTCAATGGCGGCGTGCTGACCAATAACGCCGGCGGCGTGGTGACGGCCGCTGCGCTCACCCTGGGCGCCGGCGGAACGATCAACAATAATGCGACGATCACCTCGGCCGCCGTGATCCAGAACGCCGGCCTCGTCAACAACAACAATGGCGGAACGCTGAACGGCGGCCTCGTCAATACGGGGACGCTCAACAATAACGCCGGCGCCATCCTCAATGGCGGGCTGACCAATAGCGCGACGGCGACCAATGGCGGGACCGTCAATGGCGGCGTCGCCAATAGCGGCTCCTTCACCACGACGGGCGCCGTCACTGGCGGGCTGACCAACGCCGCGGCGGGCGTGACGAAAGCGGCCGGCTCCATCGCCGGCGGCGTGACCAATGCGGGCTCCTTCACCGTCACCGGCGCGCTCGTCAATGGCGGCGGCAATTTCGCCAATAATGGCGCGGGAACGCTCGTTGTCTCCGGCGGCGATTACACCACGATCGACCAGCTGACGAACAGCTCGACTGCCGCGACCGGCGTGTCGGTCACCGCGGGACGCACGCTCTCGGCGTCCAGCGTGACCAATGCCAGTGGTGCGACCATCGCCAATTTCGGGACCCTCGTCTCTCACGCGACGATAGTGAACTCTGGAACCTTCATCAATTCCGGCGCGGTCGCGGGCGGCCTCCTCAACGCCGGCGCCTTCAATCAGCTCGCCGGCTCTTTGGGCGGATTGGCCAACACCGGAACGGCTAATGTGTCCGGCTCGCTCGACTTCGTGACCAATACGGGCTCCTTCACCGTGACCGGCGCGCTCGTCAACGGCGGCGGCAATTTCATCAATATTGGCGCGGGGACGGTCGCCGTCGCCGGCGGCGACTATACGAATATCGGCTTCCTCGATAATCGCTCGACGGCGGCGACCAGCGTCTCGATCTCCGCGGGCCGCACGCTACGCGCGAGCGTTCTGTCCAACAACGTCGGCGCAACGATCGTCAACGCTGGCACGCTGGCCGTGACCGACGCGCCGATCCAGAACGTCGGAACGCTGACCTCGACGGGCGCAATCACCGGCGGGCTCAACAACAACAATATCGCCAATGCGGCGGGCTCGATCGCCGGCGGCGTCGCCAATACGGGAACATTCACCGTGACCGGCGCGCTCGCCAATGGCGGCGACGATTTCGTAAATAAAGGCGCGGGGACGCTCGCCGTGTCCGGCGGCGATTACACCGCCGTCGGCGCGTTGACGAACAGCTCCACCGCCGCGACCGGCGTGACGATCGCCTCTGGCCGCACGCTCTCGGCTACCAGCGCGACGAACAGCGCCGGCTCGACCATCGCCATCAACGGCGGCGCGCTGCTGACGACCAATGGCTTCGTCAATAAGGGCAAGGTCAACGCCGCCGGAGCCATCGGCGGCGGCGTGACCAATACGGGGACATTCAATGTCGCCGCTGCGCTCGCCAATAATGGCGGCAAGTTCGACAACAATGGCAATGGCGCGTTGATCGTCGGAGCGGGCGATTACACGAATATCGGAACGCTGACCAACAGCTCGGCCGGCGACGCCACGGCCGGCGCGCAATTCCAGGGCATTGGCGTGTCGCTCGGCCATGGCCGCACGCTCGGCGCGACCAGCGTCGTCAATAATGCGACCATCGCGCTCGGCGACCGCACGACCAATACGACGGTCAATTCCGTCATCGCCGGCAATCTCACCAATAATGGGACGCTCGATCTCGCCGCCGC
This window harbors:
- a CDS encoding DUF1501 domain-containing protein, producing MLIKTSRREWLRSAAYGVGGFAVSGMMPGGGWFGVPDANAAATFVDPLAPKQPHFPAKVKSVIWVHLDGAPSTIDLYDYKPELERLAGQDIPASFLEGIKTSTQGGVGKLFASKRSWKQYGQSGAWFSDLLPNLAQQADKLTFVKSSVTVGATHDISILKLNTGDLSPGRPSLGAWVAYALGSANPDLPPYVVLYGGQREPRAGSVNWSSGFLPAVYQGTAFRPGAQPILHQAPPELIGLQQQRESLDLLHQLNDIRSASRPQDSELAARTNSYDLAYRMEATAPEAVDLSKETEATKALYGLDDEATRDMGTVLLRARRLVERNVRFVHVVSGPIAGLGQGDDANWDAHRQLERNHGAHARAIDKPVAGLLADLQSRGLLDDTLIVWTSEFGRTPYGQSGDGRDHNPWGYTQWLAGGGLKHGITYGRTDDLGLKTVENPVDTYDLHATVLQLLGLDHLKTIYLRAGRAERPTVVYGKVVNDILA
- a CDS encoding dienelactone hydrolase family protein, which translates into the protein MTRKTANEFPPGILKLFDLFVHGDIDRRGFVEGAKKFAIGAAAATAFLDELLPRFAEAEVVKKDDPRIVGKTLEVPSPDGNGTVKGYFVQPAKVEGKLPTVLVIHENRGLNPHIEDIARRLALANFVVFAPDALAPLGGYPGDEDKARELFTKLDQAKTRNDFIAAYGALKTCPIGNGKVGAVGFCYGGGVVNFLATKLPDLAAGVPFYGAQPPAEEVAKIKSPLLIQYAGVDDRINAGWPAYETALKAAHVDYQAFVYPGVQHGFNNDTTPRYDAAAAELAWKRTVDFFNAHLRA
- a CDS encoding rhodanese-like domain-containing protein encodes the protein MRASTLFFGLALGVASTALLSTGAGAQQAPAPAAPAAAAPVTPQNDPAYTYKTLRLNRAAFDALLAKPEDLLVLDIRRPDELTKVGGFPVYLSIQTKEVQKYLSYIPRDRLIVTVSNRAHRAGAVGDILAGLGYHVVGAIGVLDYQDEGGTLTKIAPPAPAATAAVAAPAAAPAAAPATAAK
- a CDS encoding peroxiredoxin, translating into MRKLAIFTALSVALAAVPASAALKTGASAPDFSAQAAIGGKDFVFSLAEALKKGPVVLYFYPKSFTRGCTIEAHEFAENYDNFAAAGASLIGVSADTIETQRDFSTKECRDKFPVAADANFTVINAYDAKRDRPTQNGDTVSDRISYVVTPDGKIGLTFVSSDPIKHVSETLQFVRQWQESHKAGKI
- a CDS encoding c-type cytochrome, producing the protein MSLYSKRSLALLGGALIAGCVALNSASAQAPGPTPAKIAVENRKAEFVLIGNFFRWFGAVARGNAPYDEAEAKKRSERIAYIAGLLDESFPDVSNVGEPDSKAKAEIWKEKAEFDKKLAKFKEDAHVFADAIGKEKGATEAFKTAVANLGQDCKGCHDSYKAK
- a CDS encoding cytochrome b/b6 domain-containing protein, whose product is MTVIDRPPETKAADAQSKEERLVWDLPVRLFHWSLVVSFIGAYVTNRLGVAWFDWHVRFGYAVLTLVAFRVLWGLFGAKHARFASFLRHPREAWLYGRGLLRGRAPLYAGHNPLGALMVVALLLGLLAQATMGLFANDEIFNVGPFAGAVSKETSLLLTSLHRKGFYVLAAAVFIHVAAVIAYVLVKRENLVRAMVTGYKRAETVHPKDEIASSRLPLAATLLLVVAIALAALTSIAPVASAGGDGF
- a CDS encoding DUF1398 family protein, whose amino-acid sequence is MDAAISEVAEFCLRAAESNSLSFPEVVGKLMQAGFESYSIDFRRATATYYLPDGESVVLATHRHHAPIAAELNVAALRAAIAEAQHAAPSYTYSGFCEKIMTGGCAGYLVSFFGRRAVYFGRAAETHVEPFPQR
- a CDS encoding MarR family winged helix-turn-helix transcriptional regulator, coding for MPSRIPDLTDHLGYWLRQLSNHVTLGFARKLADKDVTVAEWGLMRSLYGREPTSPSRLASEMSLTRGAVTKLADRLIAKALVMREASEADGRAQTLRLTRKGAGFVPELAALADQNEIACFGSLSDEDRSALERILRETVARLGLTKMPLD
- a CDS encoding invasion associated locus B family protein; this encodes MARPIASALVLLLQISVAHALDRPSAPARAAAPAKAPAAAPAGEAPRVFGDWQLRCLAAGGGQAAHRSCEILQSVLVKDKSATIAEIAFGKPDTAQALAMTIVVPVDVAFHAAPRVTVSDADPQPLDLVWRRCAAAGCFASVPLGESILARWRAYDGMGRIAFKSAAGQDAALPISFRGLAQALDALARER